The Papaver somniferum cultivar HN1 chromosome 3, ASM357369v1, whole genome shotgun sequence genome includes a region encoding these proteins:
- the LOC113359925 gene encoding uncharacterized protein LOC113359925, producing MVRVVYHDADKAKPMIIDEWVYVFDKVGREFMGGVKSVTIVVDKYKMATGHKIIILKNDKTRFTAKCAENDCGWRIHFGPVNGDISRFVLKDSNIIHRLFMEITYSCLSPAGTTKLVKHLIADNIQGDPSIKPNQIISLFKKTYGSNIKYHHARRGKEDVFEEQFGDDEKSYSDLTWYVQAIKKNNPDSYVKFEVDHATRRFQRIFICFGACKHSYRYLRPMIYLDATFLTGRYKGAFMAATCINGNNEFYPFVFSLISAENKDNWFWFLENLKQVVDGRQIVFLSDRGEGILQGIPKKFLIHITSIDFTTSSAISPLDQVMRIQSPLLICFTKLLTLTQQRTLKKFCGACMQLDVDMLLTISGLFQRRNGQMHFFLYADIVLTLQLFPSPSTTGFLISKSFLLLLFSMRCDTILVHVLSMILQLLKVMKKNSERKIEGLENFNTRLTPIYEALIKENIDIGRTWIVTQSMERMYEVASPRSHTVDLLQKTCTCHRWKVNGFPCAHACAAIQATREDIYSFVEPYFTTKWYNRTYQEIILPIPNHDKPQAYDPNDRVIVPILVSPPGRRRTQRIKNAWEKQKRHVMCTKCFTLGHHNIATSPMI from the exons ATGGTAAGGGTGGTATATCATGACGCAGACAAGGCCAAGCCTATGATTATTGATGAATGGGTTTATGTTTTTGACAAAGTTGGTAGAGAATTTATGGGTGGTGTTAAATCTGTTACAATTGTTGTTGATAAGTACAAGATGGCTACTGGTCACAAGATTATTATTCTTAAAAATGACAAGACTCGTTTTACTGCAAAGTGCGCAGAAAATGATtgtggttggaggattcactttgggcCTGTCAATGGTGACATTTCTCGGTTCGTGCTGAAAGATTCTAATATTATTCACAG GCTTTTTATGGAAATTACATATTCTTGCTTG agtcctgCGGGGACAACCAAGTTAGTCAAGCATTTGATTGCCGACAATATACAGGGGGATCCTAGTATAAAACCCAACCAGATCATTTCACtttttaagaagacttatgggtccaatattaagtatcaccatgcccgtaGAGGGAAAGAAGACGTATTTGAAGAACAGTTTGGCGATGACGAGAAGTCGTATAGCGATTTAACTTGGTATGTCCAAGCCATTAAGAAAAATAATCCTGATAGCTATGTGAAGTTTGAAGTTGATCATGCAACCAGAAGATTTCAGAGGATCTTCATTTGTTTCGGTGCTTGCAAGCATAGCTATAGGTATCTCAGGCCGATGATTTACTTGGacgctactttccttactggtagataCAAGGGTGCTTTTATGGCTGCAACATGTATCAATGGGAACAATGAATTTTACCCATTTGTATTTTCTCTCATTTCTGCTGAAAACAAAgataattggttttggtttctagAGAATCTTAAACAAGTTGTCGATGGTCGTCagattgttttccttagtgatcgtGGAGAAGGAATTTTGCAGGGCATTCCAAAAAAATTCCTAATTCATATCACATCTATTGATTTTACCACATCAAGTGCAATCTCCCCATTGGATCAGGTGATGCGAATTCAAAGCCCattattgatttgttttacaaagctgCTTACTCTTACACAACAACGAACTTTGAAGAAGTTTTGCGGGGCATGCATGCAATTGGATGTGGATATGTTGCTAACTATATCAGGACTATTCCAAAGGAGAAACGGGCAAATGCATTTTTTCCTTTATGCAGATATAGTgctcactcttcaactctttCCGAGTCCTTCAACAACCGGATTCTTGATTTCAAAAAGTTTCCTGCTTTTGCTCTTCTCGATGCGATGCGATACG ATACTTGTACACGTTTTATCTATGATTCTGCAAct tttgaaggttatgaAGAAGAATTCTGAGAGAAAGATAGAAGGTCTAGAAAATTTCAACACTAGGCTCACTCCCATTTATGAGGCTTTAATAAAGGAAAACATCGACATTGGTCGTACTTGGATTGTTACTCAGTCCATGGAAAGAATGTATGAAGTCGCGTCTCCCCGGTCTCATACTGTAGATCTATTGCAGAAAACTTGTACATGTCACAGGTGGAAAGTTAATGGTTTTCCTTGTGCACATGCTTGTGCTGCCATTCAAGCTACGAGAGAGGACATCTattcatttgttgagccatacttcACCACTAAATGGTACAACAGGACATACCAGGAGATCATCTTGCCAATCCCCAATCATGACAAGCCACAGGCTTATGATCCTAATGATAGGGTTATTGTTCCTATTCTTGTTTCTCCACCTGGTAGACGAAGAACACAGCGTATCAAGAATGCTTGGGAGAAGCAAAAGAGGCATGtgatgtgcacaaagtgcttcacCCTTGGTCACCACAACATAGCTACCTCCCCCATGATTTGA